A single Nicotiana tabacum cultivar K326 chromosome 5, ASM71507v2, whole genome shotgun sequence DNA region contains:
- the LOC142180738 gene encoding uncharacterized protein LOC142180738 — protein MTLNQTCSALVTRPAVEKLFDLGSFTISCTIGNFAFAKALCILDDVLIQVGKFVFPADFVILDCRVDEEISIILGRSFLATRRALIDCETGELKMRLNDEEITFNVQKSMRRPSEFAYYSLIDVVDVIVEEDDETWTIEDPLAASLMNLDEANGEN, from the exons ATGACTCTAAATCAGACCTGCAGTGCTCTGGTGACTAGACCAGCTGTTGAAAAGTTGTTTGATCTAGGGAGTTTCACAATTTCCTGCACCATTGGTAACTTTGCCTTTGCCAAAGCACTCT GTATTTTGGATGACGTATTGATacaggtagggaaatttgtgttccctgcagattttgtgattctgGATTGTAGAGTGGATGAAGAAATTTCCATAATTTTAGGAAGGTCGTTCTTGGCCACAAGGCGAGCCctcattgattgtgaaactggggagctCAAGATGAGGTTGAATGATGAGGAGATCACATTCaacgtgcagaaatctatgaggcgaccaagcgAATTCGCCTATTATTCTCTTATTGATGTCGTGGATGTAATCGTGGAAGAGGATGATGAGACATGGACTATTGAGGATCCTCTTGCTGCATCACTTATGAATTTAGATGAGGCGAATGGGGAGAATTGA